In Ensifer canadensis, a genomic segment contains:
- a CDS encoding GNAT family N-acetyltransferase yields the protein MTEATPSPTLRIRAARVVDWEAIAALMSQPGIRSGTLRLPYSTPEQTRKWMEGLSEDNTVIVAERDGRIVGMAGLHRNKGRRHHSAVLGISVDDNHRGEGIGKTLLTSLIDAADNWLGISRIELTVFTDNEAAIALYRKTGFEPEGTHRAYALRNGVLADVLAMARIRA from the coding sequence ATGACCGAAGCCACCCCCTCCCCGACACTCAGGATTCGAGCGGCGCGCGTCGTCGACTGGGAAGCGATCGCCGCACTTATGAGCCAGCCGGGCATCCGCTCCGGCACGCTCAGACTGCCCTATTCGACACCGGAGCAGACGCGCAAGTGGATGGAGGGCCTGTCGGAGGACAACACTGTGATCGTGGCCGAGCGCGACGGCCGCATCGTCGGCATGGCCGGTCTGCACCGCAATAAGGGGCGCCGGCATCACTCCGCCGTGCTCGGCATCAGCGTCGATGACAACCACCGCGGCGAAGGCATCGGTAAGACACTTCTTACATCTCTGATCGATGCTGCCGATAACTGGCTTGGGATCAGCCGCATCGAGCTGACCGTCTTTACCGACAACGAAGCGGCAATCGCGCTTTATCGCAAGACCGGCTTCGAACCCGAAGGCACGCACAGGGCCTATGCTCTGCGCAATGGCGTGCTGGCCGACGTGCTGGCGATGGCGCGCATTCGCGCCTGA